From a region of the Dictyoglomus sp. genome:
- a CDS encoding glycosyltransferase family 2 protein, with translation MRIILFFLSWLIGWIYYKRLKLLERKGSSEEYKISVIIPARDEEKNLPKLLSSLKNQTYKPYEIILVNDNSRDRTEEIGREHEVKVVSLKEEPPEGWIGKNWALWNGYIESKGELLLFLDADVEPREDFIEVLLSNYDVFRGLISCWPYQRFEKFYEHFNFTFNLVSIFSMFASDKKEGAFGPAIIISREDYERIGGHKKIRSKILEDLALAKECINFNIPVNNFLGGKYIKFRMYNSFKDLFLGFTKNIAKGAFSINIINFLLIFFYFYGIYGSIFYFKSDLLNPFYLIFVIQFYIVTKKLGDYKFYDAIIYPLHFLFFLFTFLYSLFRTFFVKTVIWKGRKIHVD, from the coding sequence ATGAGAATTATTTTATTTTTTCTTTCTTGGCTAATAGGTTGGATATATTATAAAAGATTGAAATTATTAGAGAGAAAAGGTTCTTCAGAAGAATATAAAATTTCTGTTATTATCCCAGCAAGAGATGAAGAAAAGAATCTTCCTAAACTTTTGTCATCTCTTAAAAATCAAACCTATAAACCTTACGAAATTATTTTAGTAAATGATAATTCTAGAGATAGAACTGAGGAAATAGGAAGAGAGCATGAGGTTAAGGTAGTATCCTTAAAAGAAGAACCTCCTGAGGGTTGGATTGGAAAAAACTGGGCTTTATGGAATGGGTATATAGAATCAAAAGGAGAACTTTTACTTTTTTTAGATGCAGATGTGGAACCACGGGAAGACTTCATAGAAGTGTTACTGTCAAATTATGATGTTTTTAGGGGACTTATCTCTTGTTGGCCTTACCAAAGATTTGAGAAGTTTTATGAGCATTTTAATTTCACTTTTAATCTTGTTTCTATATTTTCCATGTTTGCCTCTGATAAGAAAGAAGGGGCTTTTGGGCCTGCTATTATTATTTCCCGTGAGGATTATGAAAGGATTGGAGGTCATAAAAAAATAAGAAGTAAAATACTAGAAGATCTTGCTCTTGCTAAAGAATGTATAAATTTTAATATTCCTGTCAACAATTTTCTTGGTGGAAAATACATAAAATTTAGAATGTATAATAGCTTTAAGGATCTTTTCCTAGGATTTACGAAGAACATAGCTAAAGGAGCTTTCTCTATAAATATAATTAATTTTTTACTTATATTTTTTTATTTTTATGGTATTTATGGAAGTATTTTTTATTTTAAGAGTGATTTATTAAATCCCTTTTATTTAATTTTTGTAATCCAGTTTTATATTGTTACAAAAAAATTAGGAGATTATAAATTTTATGATGCTATAATTTATCCTTTACATTTCCTTTTCTTTCTTTTTACATTTTTATATTCTTTATTTAGAACCTTCTTTGTAAAGACTGTTATTTGGAAGGGGAGAAAAATCCATGTG